A genomic window from Sulfurimonas paralvinellae includes:
- a CDS encoding diguanylate cyclase: MKNLKNSDVSIEDIPSDVFICRFIEGDFVVVDGNETALHSLKLHKKEIYGKNILDILPDIKETDFFSTLQEAYNSSQMIEFNIPCYFNGNLCRWHKGSVKKLFNGDLILYYKNIELEKELEMEELRYQLELFSEAPYVGICIFGEKFLYANQVLEAILGYSFEELKEIAPIDLLHLENKEEYTCNLEKRLKGERFTTAYYDAKLLRKDNKEIFVRLCIKTVQYRGKYVALASVIDVTKMIEQEQKTKRLAQALEQTDDLLLMTDVEGRIIYVNNRVVQKLGYAKEELMGQKVNIFKSGKHSRRFYKRLWNTILSGEKYSNMIINRTKKGKLIYLETTITPVFDKENKIESFVSTSKDVSYQMKTKKRLKNLATIDTLTKVLNRYAIDKEIDYSISLAQRHELSFSILMLDIDHFKTINDQFGHYIGDVVLKAMTKVVQKNIRKVDKFGRWGGEEFIIILHGTSQKKALKKAQEVREFIQNNIIDDIYKITASIGVTSFKEEDTKASLLARVDEALYKAKEQGRNKVVVY, from the coding sequence TTGAAAAATTTGAAAAATTCTGATGTATCGATTGAAGATATTCCTTCCGATGTGTTTATCTGTCGATTCATAGAGGGAGATTTTGTTGTAGTAGATGGCAATGAAACCGCTTTGCACTCTTTAAAGCTGCATAAAAAAGAGATATATGGAAAAAATATCTTAGATATTCTACCTGACATAAAAGAAACCGACTTTTTTTCAACCCTGCAAGAAGCTTATAACTCCTCACAAATGATAGAATTCAACATTCCCTGCTATTTCAATGGCAATCTTTGCAGGTGGCATAAAGGAAGCGTGAAGAAACTTTTTAACGGTGATCTGATTCTTTATTATAAAAATATAGAACTTGAAAAAGAACTTGAAATGGAAGAGCTGCGTTATCAGCTTGAGCTTTTTAGTGAAGCACCTTATGTGGGCATATGTATCTTTGGTGAAAAATTTCTTTATGCCAATCAAGTTCTTGAAGCTATTCTTGGTTACTCATTTGAAGAATTAAAAGAGATTGCTCCAATAGATCTTTTGCATCTTGAAAATAAAGAAGAGTATACTTGTAATCTTGAAAAGAGACTAAAAGGTGAGCGCTTTACAACAGCTTACTATGATGCGAAACTTTTGAGAAAAGACAACAAAGAAATATTTGTTCGTTTGTGCATTAAAACTGTTCAATACCGAGGCAAATATGTAGCTTTGGCGAGTGTTATAGATGTAACAAAAATGATAGAGCAGGAGCAAAAAACAAAACGTCTGGCGCAGGCACTTGAACAGACGGATGATCTGCTTCTGATGACGGATGTAGAAGGCAGGATTATATATGTTAACAATAGAGTCGTGCAAAAGCTTGGCTATGCCAAAGAAGAGCTTATGGGTCAAAAGGTTAATATCTTTAAATCAGGAAAACATAGCAGACGGTTTTATAAAAGATTGTGGAATACAATCCTTTCGGGTGAAAAATACAGCAATATGATTATAAACAGAACAAAAAAAGGCAAGCTTATTTATCTTGAAACAACGATAACACCTGTTTTTGATAAAGAGAATAAAATAGAAAGTTTTGTCTCTACCTCAAAAGATGTCAGTTATCAGATGAAAACAAAAAAACGTCTTAAAAACCTTGCAACGATTGACACATTGACAAAAGTACTCAATCGTTATGCAATCGACAAAGAGATAGACTATTCGATCTCTCTAGCACAGAGACATGAATTGTCATTTTCTATACTGATGCTTGATATCGATCATTTTAAAACTATAAATGACCAGTTTGGACACTATATAGGGGATGTCGTTTTAAAAGCGATGACGAAAGTAGTGCAGAAGAACATACGCAAGGTAGATAAGTTTGGTCGTTGGGGCGGTGAAGAGTTTATTATTATTTTACATGGCACATCACAGAAAAAAGCTTTGAAAAAAGCACAAGAGGTGCGTGAATTTATCCAAAATAATATCATAGATGATATCTATAAGATAACGGCAAGTATAGGTGTGACATCATTTAAAGAAGAAGATACGAAAGCTTCGTTACTTGCAAGGGTGGATGAAGCACTTTACAAAGCAAAAGAGCAAGGGAGAAACAAAGTTGTTGTCTATTAA
- a CDS encoding peroxiredoxin, translating into MLVTNPAPDFTATAVLADGSIVEDFKLSENYGEKGTVVFFYPLDFTFVCPSEIIAFSHRYEEFQKRGVNVVGVSVDSQFSHFAWRETPVEKGGIGRINFPLVADLTKDIARSYDVLLNNAVALRGSFLIDDKGIVRHAVVNDLPLGRNVDEMLRMIDAQQFTDEFGEVCPAGWQKGDEGMKADAEGVADYLAKHESEL; encoded by the coding sequence ATGTTAGTAACAAACCCAGCTCCGGATTTCACAGCTACTGCAGTTTTAGCAGACGGTTCAATCGTAGAAGATTTCAAATTAAGCGAAAACTATGGTGAAAAAGGTACAGTTGTCTTCTTTTACCCGTTAGACTTCACTTTCGTTTGTCCATCAGAGATCATTGCATTCTCTCATAGATATGAAGAGTTTCAAAAACGCGGTGTAAATGTTGTAGGTGTTTCAGTTGATTCACAGTTTTCTCACTTTGCATGGAGAGAGACTCCAGTTGAAAAAGGTGGTATCGGCCGCATCAATTTCCCACTTGTTGCAGACTTAACAAAAGATATCGCTCGTTCATATGACGTTCTTTTAAACAATGCGGTTGCACTTCGCGGATCTTTCCTTATCGATGACAAAGGAATCGTTCGTCATGCAGTTGTCAATGATCTTCCACTTGGACGTAATGTTGATGAGATGTTAAGAATGATCGATGCACAACAATTTACTGACGAATTTGGTGAAGTTTGTCCTGCCGGCTGGCAAAAAGGTGACGAAGGTATGAAAGCAGACGCTGAAGGTGTTGCTGATTACTTAGCGAAACACGAATCTGAGTTATAA
- the metK gene encoding methionine adenosyltransferase: MTEANNTQKEYIFTSESVTEGHPDKMADQISDAILDYIIENDKNARVACETLVSNGFCVIAGELKTTAYAPMQEIAREVIQSIGYTDATYGFDYRSAAVLNGIGEQSPDINQGVDQAGGETGAGDQGLMFGYACRETDVLMPLPIHLAHRLTQRLAEVRKEGIIPYLRPDGKAQISVRYVDDKPVSVETVVISTQHHEGIAQEQIHKDVIEEVINKVIPAEMMSEDTIFHINPTGKFVIGGPQGDAGLTGRKIIVDTYGGSCPHGGGAFSGKDPTKVDRSAAYAARWVAKNLVASGACDRVTIQVAYAIGVVQPVSIMVDTHGTGKVAEDKIEACVKELFDLSPAGIIKSLDLLKPIYRKTAAYGHFGRSEDSFTWEKTDKADEIKAYLGL, translated from the coding sequence ATGACGGAAGCAAACAATACTCAAAAAGAGTACATATTTACTTCAGAGTCTGTAACAGAAGGGCACCCTGATAAGATGGCAGATCAGATCAGTGATGCAATTCTGGATTATATTATTGAAAATGATAAAAATGCGAGAGTAGCGTGTGAGACTCTTGTATCTAATGGTTTTTGTGTAATTGCAGGCGAACTGAAGACGACGGCGTACGCGCCAATGCAAGAGATTGCAAGAGAAGTTATCCAAAGTATTGGGTATACGGATGCAACATATGGGTTCGACTATCGCTCAGCGGCAGTTTTAAATGGAATTGGTGAACAGTCTCCTGATATCAATCAGGGTGTTGACCAGGCCGGCGGTGAAACTGGCGCGGGTGATCAAGGTTTGATGTTTGGTTATGCGTGTCGTGAGACAGATGTTCTTATGCCGCTTCCTATTCACTTGGCACACCGCCTCACGCAGCGTCTGGCTGAGGTGAGAAAAGAGGGTATTATTCCATATCTTCGTCCTGATGGTAAGGCACAGATCAGTGTGCGATATGTTGATGACAAACCGGTTTCAGTTGAGACTGTCGTTATCTCAACACAGCATCATGAAGGAATTGCGCAAGAGCAGATTCATAAAGATGTCATTGAAGAGGTTATTAACAAAGTAATTCCGGCAGAGATGATGAGTGAAGATACTATCTTTCACATCAATCCGACAGGAAAATTTGTAATCGGCGGACCGCAAGGTGATGCAGGGCTTACCGGTCGTAAGATCATAGTTGATACATATGGTGGAAGCTGTCCTCACGGCGGTGGAGCATTTTCGGGAAAAGATCCGACCAAGGTTGACAGATCAGCTGCGTATGCAGCACGCTGGGTGGCAAAGAATCTTGTTGCAAGCGGTGCATGTGACAGAGTGACTATTCAGGTTGCTTATGCCATCGGTGTTGTACAACCTGTTTCGATTATGGTCGATACTCACGGTACAGGAAAAGTTGCCGAAGATAAAATAGAAGCATGCGTGAAAGAACTTTTCGATCTTTCACCGGCAGGTATCATCAAATCGCTGGATCTTTTAAAACCTATTTACAGAAAAACTGCAGCTTATGGTCATTTTGGACGCAGTGAAGATAGTTTCACATGGGAAAAGACAGATAAAGCTGACGAAATAAAGGCTTATTTAGGCCTTTAA
- a CDS encoding 4Fe-4S dicluster domain-containing protein, whose amino-acid sequence MAVLITDTCINCGACIDECPVEAIVDEDDNPTGEEIYYVYGDKCVECVGHHDEPACATACPTEGCIVWDAVGDSPEHREDITDEQRSNHEPVVE is encoded by the coding sequence ATGGCAGTATTAATTACAGATACATGTATTAATTGTGGCGCTTGTATTGACGAGTGTCCAGTAGAAGCAATCGTAGATGAAGATGATAATCCAACAGGTGAAGAAATTTACTATGTATATGGTGATAAATGTGTAGAGTGTGTTGGTCATCATGATGAGCCGGCATGTGCTACTGCATGTCCTACTGAGGGATGTATCGTTTGGGATGCTGTAGGTGACTCTCCTGAGCATCGTGAAGACATTACTGATGAGCAACGCTCAAATCACGAGCCTGTTGTAGAATAG
- the ndk gene encoding nucleoside-diphosphate kinase, producing the protein MERTLSIIKPDAVAKGVIGKILDRFESNGLRIAATRKIQLSRADAEAFYAVHAERPFFNDLVDFMISGPVVVSVLEGENAMQKNRDLMGATNPKEAEPGTIRADFAENIDANAVHGSDSLENAAIEIAFFFSEREIS; encoded by the coding sequence ATGGAACGTACACTATCAATAATCAAGCCAGATGCAGTTGCAAAAGGTGTTATAGGCAAAATTTTAGATCGTTTTGAAAGCAATGGTCTTAGAATTGCAGCTACTAGAAAGATTCAACTTTCACGTGCAGATGCAGAAGCATTTTATGCAGTTCATGCAGAGAGACCTTTTTTCAACGATCTCGTTGATTTCATGATCAGTGGACCGGTTGTAGTTTCAGTACTTGAAGGTGAAAATGCAATGCAGAAGAACCGTGATTTAATGGGTGCAACAAACCCTAAAGAAGCAGAGCCGGGTACAATTCGTGCAGACTTCGCTGAAAATATAGATGCAAATGCAGTTCATGGAAGTGACTCTTTAGAAAACGCTGCTATCGAGATTGCATTCTTTTTCTCTGAGAGAGAAATTTCATAA
- a CDS encoding DUF177 domain-containing protein, which produces MLRKVTKTPLDFEVKSDEMTFKGYLEYHEGKLILLKAKLQGSLKKPCDICAEEFKLEVDEDIEFFISDGLYEDDGSLELDVVESLDGNADIDELLHSEVELIKNDYHSCNNCL; this is translated from the coding sequence ATGCTTAGAAAAGTAACAAAAACACCATTGGATTTCGAAGTGAAATCTGATGAAATGACTTTTAAAGGTTATTTAGAGTATCATGAGGGCAAATTGATTTTGCTCAAAGCGAAGCTGCAAGGCTCACTTAAAAAACCTTGTGATATTTGTGCCGAAGAGTTTAAACTTGAAGTGGATGAAGATATTGAGTTTTTCATCTCTGACGGTTTATATGAAGATGACGGAAGCCTTGAGCTTGATGTTGTTGAGTCACTTGACGGCAATGCAGACATTGATGAGTTGTTACACTCAGAAGTAGAGCTTATCAAAAATGATTATCACTCCTGCAATAACTGTTTATAA
- the rpmF gene encoding 50S ribosomal protein L32 → MAVPKRRVSHSRSAKRRTHYKISLARPVKDKDGTYRLPHHINPTTGEYK, encoded by the coding sequence ATGGCAGTACCTAAGAGAAGAGTATCACACTCACGTTCAGCAAAACGTAGAACGCACTACAAGATTTCTTTAGCTCGTCCAGTTAAAGACAAAGACGGAACATACAGATTACCACACCATATCAACCCGACTACTGGTGAGTATAAATAA
- the plsX gene encoding phosphate acyltransferase PlsX, whose amino-acid sequence MVKIAIDAMGGDFGPAPIVQGTLLALKKKDFTPVLVGKKSEILPLLPKRYRDKILIVEAGDVIAMSDAATDAVKRKESSIYKAVELVKSGEADGVVSAGHSGATMTLATLRLGRLKGISRPALVTLMPTKTGRRSVVLDVGANVDSKAEHLAEFAVMGGCYAEDVLGVEEPSIGLLANGEEDSKGNEVTKAAFKLLQGYRGFKGNVEGGDIFNGSCDVITCDGFVGNLVLKTSEGVASTISILIKDYIKKSPIRITGALLMRKVFKLLKKEIDYAEVGGAPLIGIKGCAIVSHGKSNAKAVKNAIYQAISYVDTGVNEHIVTRVAELKNKEV is encoded by the coding sequence ATGGTAAAAATTGCAATCGATGCAATGGGTGGGGACTTTGGTCCTGCACCAATTGTTCAAGGGACACTTCTCGCATTAAAGAAGAAAGACTTCACTCCTGTTTTAGTAGGGAAAAAATCAGAAATTTTACCTCTGTTACCAAAACGTTATAGAGATAAGATTTTAATTGTAGAAGCTGGGGATGTGATTGCAATGAGTGATGCGGCAACTGATGCTGTAAAACGCAAAGAAAGCTCAATCTATAAAGCGGTTGAACTCGTTAAGAGTGGTGAAGCTGACGGTGTGGTGAGTGCGGGACACAGTGGTGCGACAATGACACTTGCAACGCTGAGGCTTGGACGTCTAAAAGGTATCTCGAGACCCGCACTTGTAACTTTGATGCCGACAAAGACAGGACGCCGTTCTGTTGTTTTGGATGTCGGTGCAAATGTTGACTCCAAAGCAGAACATTTAGCCGAATTCGCAGTTATGGGCGGTTGTTATGCTGAGGATGTCCTTGGTGTTGAAGAACCATCCATTGGTCTTCTCGCAAATGGTGAGGAAGACTCTAAAGGAAACGAGGTAACAAAAGCGGCTTTTAAACTTCTACAGGGTTATAGAGGATTTAAAGGAAATGTTGAGGGTGGCGATATCTTTAACGGTTCGTGTGATGTTATTACATGTGACGGATTTGTTGGAAACCTTGTACTAAAAACCAGTGAAGGCGTAGCCTCGACTATCTCTATCCTTATTAAGGATTATATTAAAAAATCACCTATTCGAATTACCGGTGCTCTTTTAATGCGTAAAGTATTCAAACTTTTGAAAAAAGAGATTGATTATGCAGAAGTTGGTGGTGCTCCACTCATCGGAATCAAAGGGTGTGCAATCGTTTCGCATGGTAAAAGTAATGCAAAAGCAGTGAAAAATGCTATCTATCAAGCTATATCATATGTAGATACAGGTGTGAATGAGCATATTGTTACAAGAGTTGCAGAACTTAAAAATAAGGAAGTGTAA
- a CDS encoding beta-ketoacyl-ACP synthase III: MAYAAFRSIGAYVPQKVLTNEDLAEMVDTSDDWITKRTGIKERHIAAKDEFTSDMGVKAATKAIERSGIDKSQIDMVVCATISPDYFCMPSTATIIATKLGIKNATAFDISAACTGFVYALSIAKAFIESGMKKNVLIIGAEKLSSITDYSDRGTCILFGDGAGSAVISATDKKEEAIIDVHTGADGEYADLLMTPNGGSGSAHDELENEAAGCFMQMKGNETFKVAVRTLTKDVKDILEENNIKSEDIKHFIPHQANYRIIKAVGDALKMREDQVVLTVAKYGNTSGASIPMAINDLYEAGNLKAGELMLLDAFGGGLTWGSALVPFSPIGNV; this comes from the coding sequence ATGGCATATGCTGCTTTTCGTTCTATTGGTGCGTACGTTCCACAGAAAGTATTGACAAATGAAGACCTTGCAGAGATGGTAGATACCTCTGATGACTGGATAACGAAACGAACAGGAATCAAAGAGCGCCATATTGCAGCCAAAGATGAGTTTACGTCAGATATGGGTGTAAAAGCTGCAACAAAGGCAATCGAGCGAAGCGGAATCGATAAAAGCCAGATTGATATGGTCGTTTGTGCCACTATCTCTCCGGATTATTTTTGTATGCCCTCGACAGCTACAATCATTGCAACAAAGCTTGGCATTAAAAATGCAACGGCGTTTGATATCTCAGCGGCATGTACAGGTTTTGTCTATGCACTCTCTATAGCAAAAGCCTTTATAGAATCAGGCATGAAAAAAAATGTTTTGATTATCGGTGCAGAAAAGCTTTCTTCTATTACAGATTATTCAGACCGTGGAACATGTATTTTATTTGGTGACGGTGCCGGTTCGGCAGTTATCTCTGCAACCGATAAAAAAGAAGAGGCTATCATCGATGTTCACACCGGAGCCGATGGTGAATATGCAGATCTTCTTATGACTCCAAACGGAGGTTCAGGCTCAGCACATGACGAACTTGAAAATGAAGCTGCAGGTTGTTTTATGCAGATGAAAGGAAATGAAACTTTCAAAGTTGCCGTACGTACACTTACAAAAGATGTAAAAGATATACTCGAAGAGAACAATATTAAAAGTGAAGATATTAAACATTTTATTCCTCATCAGGCAAACTATCGTATCATCAAAGCTGTTGGTGATGCATTGAAAATGCGCGAAGATCAGGTAGTTCTCACTGTTGCAAAATATGGAAACACTTCCGGTGCTTCTATTCCAATGGCTATTAATGATCTCTATGAAGCAGGAAATTTGAAAGCAGGCGAGCTTATGCTGCTAGATGCTTTTGGCGGCGGACTCACCTGGGGTTCAGCTTTGGTTCCTTTTTCTCCGATCGGGAACGTCTGA
- a CDS encoding HIT family protein → MQHNIIYEDPAILVEKEESEIPWLKIFTKAPYRELTDMPKDLRDKIWDVYYIIEEEMREYYKPKKINMASFANMLPRVHIHVMARFENDSYFPNPMWGEKLRKATLDLPDESEFFKRLHTKLAHNFTSLQTERRRSDVPDRRKRNQS, encoded by the coding sequence ATGCAGCATAACATCATTTATGAAGATCCTGCTATTTTAGTAGAGAAGGAAGAGAGCGAAATCCCTTGGCTTAAAATCTTCACAAAAGCCCCCTACAGAGAACTTACCGATATGCCCAAAGATTTACGTGATAAAATATGGGATGTCTATTATATCATTGAAGAAGAGATGCGAGAGTATTATAAACCTAAAAAAATAAATATGGCATCATTTGCAAATATGCTGCCACGTGTACATATTCATGTAATGGCTCGTTTTGAAAATGACAGTTATTTTCCAAATCCTATGTGGGGTGAGAAACTACGCAAAGCAACACTGGATCTGCCGGATGAGAGTGAGTTTTTTAAACGCCTGCATACAAAACTTGCTCATAATTTCACAAGTCTGCAGACAGAAAGAAGACGATCAGACGTTCCCGATCGGAGAAAAAGGAACCAAAGCTGA
- a CDS encoding DEAD/DEAH box helicase yields MQENAQTNENTTEEPVITFDSLGLKPEILKSVKFAGFTAPSPIQAQAIPVVLAGKDMVGQAHTGTGKTAAFSLPALNNMKLDGSVELLVITPTRELATQVSDEIFKYGRNLGVKTVTVYGGSSYKRQLDLIGRGASVVVATPGRMLDILKKGMLNDFAPSMVVLDEADEMLDMGFLDDINEIFSYLPTNRQTLLFSATMPQPIKTLANRILQEPEFISITKGETTNTDIEQLYYVIDEHERDDAIIRLMDSEETQKSVVFCRTKSEVDRLSNVLSNAGYLANGLHGDMEQRQRETVIKGFKNNSVKVLVATDVAARGIHVNNISHVFNYHIPFDPESYVHRIGRTGRAGTKGKAITLLTPLEFKELQRIKKKVGTSMAHAFVPSKTDLRETTIENIVKNIENQKIYDEAHKVLDKLKEDIDEETIMFKLISMILDKQDIKGPSNIGIPADKIEAILARAGKRNDSRGRGNSRGRGGYRGRSNSSGGNRDRNRSGGGYRGNRSSTKRHRD; encoded by the coding sequence ATGCAAGAAAATGCACAAACAAACGAAAACACTACTGAAGAACCGGTCATCACTTTTGATTCACTCGGTTTAAAACCGGAGATACTTAAAAGTGTCAAATTTGCAGGTTTTACTGCACCTTCGCCTATTCAGGCACAAGCCATTCCTGTTGTTTTAGCAGGCAAAGACATGGTTGGTCAAGCCCATACAGGTACAGGAAAAACTGCCGCTTTTTCACTTCCGGCACTCAACAACATGAAACTTGACGGTTCAGTTGAACTCTTAGTCATCACTCCTACACGTGAACTTGCAACACAAGTAAGTGATGAAATCTTCAAATACGGACGTAACCTAGGTGTCAAAACAGTTACAGTCTACGGTGGAAGTTCTTATAAACGTCAGCTTGATCTTATTGGCCGTGGAGCAAGCGTTGTCGTTGCAACTCCAGGTAGAATGTTAGACATTCTTAAAAAAGGGATGCTTAATGACTTTGCACCGAGTATGGTTGTTCTTGATGAAGCTGATGAGATGCTTGATATGGGATTTTTGGATGACATCAACGAGATATTCTCTTATCTTCCGACAAACCGCCAGACACTTCTTTTCTCTGCTACTATGCCGCAGCCTATCAAAACTCTTGCAAATAGAATTCTGCAAGAGCCTGAGTTTATCTCTATAACAAAAGGTGAAACGACAAATACGGACATTGAACAACTCTACTATGTCATCGATGAGCATGAGCGTGATGATGCGATCATCCGTCTTATGGACTCAGAAGAGACACAAAAATCAGTTGTCTTTTGTAGAACAAAATCAGAAGTAGACAGACTCTCAAATGTTCTTAGCAATGCAGGTTATCTTGCAAATGGTCTTCATGGAGATATGGAACAGCGTCAGCGTGAGACTGTAATTAAAGGTTTTAAAAACAACTCTGTAAAAGTTTTAGTTGCGACTGATGTTGCAGCCCGTGGTATTCACGTTAATAACATTAGCCATGTTTTCAACTACCATATTCCTTTTGACCCTGAGTCTTATGTACACCGCATCGGTCGTACAGGACGTGCAGGAACAAAAGGAAAAGCGATCACACTCTTAACACCGCTTGAGTTTAAAGAGTTGCAACGCATCAAGAAAAAAGTCGGCACATCAATGGCACATGCATTTGTTCCAAGTAAAACTGACCTGCGTGAGACTACCATTGAAAACATCGTAAAAAATATTGAAAATCAAAAAATTTACGATGAAGCACATAAGGTTCTTGACAAACTCAAAGAAGATATCGATGAAGAGACGATCATGTTCAAACTGATATCTATGATCTTAGATAAACAGGATATCAAAGGGCCTAGCAATATCGGAATTCCAGCTGATAAAATAGAAGCTATCTTAGCACGTGCCGGTAAAAGAAATGACTCTAGAGGACGTGGTAACAGCAGAGGTCGCGGTGGATACAGAGGCAGATCAAACAGTTCCGGCGGCAACCGCGATAGAAATCGTTCAGGCGGTGGATACAGAGGAAACCGAAGTTCAACAAAAAGACATAGAGACTAA
- a CDS encoding DNA recombination protein RmuC: MEINIYMIVTAVISLLFLIVLFLYLKKKDENSYLHETIQTLDEKLTSIEEEKESLEDINNDLSIQNAVLQSKYEQESAASQEKLKLLQNAKDELSREFKNLSNQIFEDKSKQFSSLNKEQLELLLKPFREQITNFSKEAREQFEVELKERHLLKNELGHLKAMNEQLAQEALNLTKALKSENKTQGNWGEMVLANILEQSGLREGVEYELQATLKSDEGKTYRPDVIIHMPQERDIVIDSKVSLAAYERFVNEDDPTLKTKYLKEHIASISSHIKELSAKKYEKLEGVNTLDFVLMFMPIEGAFLLALEHDGEFFKQAYENNILVVSPSTLLVTLRTIEHIWRTQRQEEHAQKIAKEAEGMYEKLVGFVEELQKVGTHLGRAQESYDTALNRLQSGRGNVIRRAENIVKLGLRPKKELPLKSDADDES, encoded by the coding sequence ATGGAAATAAATATATATATGATAGTAACGGCAGTAATATCCTTACTCTTTTTGATTGTTCTTTTTTTATATCTCAAGAAAAAAGATGAAAACAGTTACCTTCATGAGACGATACAGACTTTAGATGAAAAACTTACTTCAATAGAGGAAGAAAAAGAGTCTCTTGAAGATATCAATAACGACCTTTCAATACAAAATGCCGTACTACAGAGTAAGTATGAGCAGGAGAGTGCAGCGTCACAGGAAAAACTCAAACTCTTACAAAATGCCAAAGACGAACTCTCACGTGAGTTCAAAAATCTTTCAAATCAGATTTTTGAAGATAAGTCCAAACAGTTCTCATCTTTAAACAAAGAACAGCTTGAACTGCTTTTAAAACCTTTTCGTGAACAGATCACAAACTTTTCAAAAGAGGCGCGTGAGCAGTTTGAGGTCGAGTTAAAAGAACGGCATCTGCTTAAAAATGAGCTGGGACATCTCAAAGCGATGAACGAACAGCTTGCTCAAGAAGCACTGAACCTGACCAAAGCGCTTAAAAGTGAAAACAAGACACAGGGGAATTGGGGAGAGATGGTTCTTGCCAATATTTTAGAACAATCAGGTCTGCGTGAGGGTGTAGAGTACGAGCTTCAGGCAACGCTCAAGTCCGATGAAGGAAAAACATACAGACCGGATGTCATTATACATATGCCGCAGGAGCGTGATATTGTTATAGACTCGAAGGTTTCTCTTGCCGCGTATGAGCGTTTTGTCAATGAAGATGATCCGACGCTTAAAACAAAATATCTCAAAGAACATATTGCCAGCATCTCTTCACATATAAAAGAGTTAAGCGCCAAAAAGTATGAAAAACTTGAAGGAGTAAATACTCTTGACTTTGTCTTGATGTTCATGCCTATTGAGGGAGCATTTTTACTTGCTCTTGAACACGACGGTGAGTTTTTCAAGCAGGCATATGAAAACAATATTTTAGTGGTTTCTCCTTCGACACTGCTTGTCACACTCAGAACAATAGAACATATTTGGCGAACACAGCGTCAGGAAGAACATGCGCAAAAGATAGCCAAAGAGGCTGAAGGCATGTATGAAAAACTCGTTGGATTTGTAGAAGAACTGCAAAAGGTCGGAACACATCTCGGACGGGCTCAGGAGTCATACGACACAGCACTTAACAGGCTGCAAAGCGGAAGAGGGAATGTCATACGAAGGGCTGAAAATATTGTAAAACTGGGGTTGAGACCAAAAAAAGAATTACCACTGAAAAGTGATGCAGATGATGAGAGCTAG
- a CDS encoding DoxX family protein: protein MLHQPDIAKLLLRLSLGILILFHGIHKLIYGLNGVSAMLSAHGWPLFLSYGVYMGELIAPIFIILGLYARVASGILAFNMLTAIYLAYGFSLSTSKYGGLSWETPFLYLIMSILVILLGSGKYAVNSK from the coding sequence ATGTTGCATCAACCGGATATTGCAAAATTATTGTTACGGCTTTCATTGGGTATTTTGATCTTGTTTCATGGAATACATAAACTCATCTATGGTCTAAATGGTGTGAGTGCGATGTTGAGTGCCCATGGATGGCCGTTATTTTTGTCTTACGGTGTTTATATGGGTGAACTAATTGCTCCGATATTTATCATACTGGGGTTGTATGCAAGGGTGGCTTCTGGGATTTTGGCTTTTAATATGCTTACTGCAATTTATCTTGCCTATGGATTTTCGTTGAGTACATCGAAATATGGCGGCCTTTCATGGGAGACACCATTTCTGTATTTGATAATGAGCATTTTAGTGATTTTACTTGGCAGCGGAAAATATGCCGTTAATTCAAAGTAA